The Amycolatopsis coloradensis sequence ACCCGATCCACGCGCACCAGGGTGCCATAACCGAACTGTGATGTTGTGAGCGACCGGCGCTTCGCGCGGCGTGTCCCGCCCACCTGAATGGGCTACCAGGTGCCCGATTCGACCGATTCCCACATCCCCAAAACGGCCTTCGCTACGACATTCGGGCGTTCCATCTGCGCCACGTGGCCGGTTCGGGGAAGTACCAGCAACCGGGCGTGCGGAAGTAGCCGAGCGGTGCGCTCGGCGCGCCGGACGGAGATCACCCGGTCGTGCTGCCCCCACACGACGAGTGTCGGCGCGTCGACGGTCGGCGCGACCGCCCACAGCGACGCGGGCCCGCGGGCGGACCACGTCCGGAAGATGCCGAAGGTGCTGCGTGCCAGAGCGGGGGCGGCCCACTCGAAGGCGGCACGAGCGCTGTGCTCCTCTTCGAGCTCGTCCAGCCTGCTTTCGGCGAAGCGGCTGGGATCGGCGAAGCACAGCTTGATGACCTGCATGGCACGTTCACGCGGACCGAGCGCGGCCAGCTGCCGTCGCACCCGCGGACCGATCAGCGGCAGGTACGCGAACGCCATCCGCGGGTCGGACAGCCGTTTCATGCTGGGCCGGAGATCCGGCATCGCGGGTGAGATCAGCGTGAGCGTCTTCACCAGCTCCGGACGGCGGGCCGCGACGAGCAGCGCGACCGCGCCGCCCATCGAGTTGCCGAACAAGTGCACCGGCCCCGTTTCGAGGCTCTCGATGTGGCTCGCGACGATCTCGGCGTGCGAGTCGAGGCTGAAATCGAACCTGCCGGGCGGCTCCGAATAGCCGAAACCCGGCAAATCGACCGAGGTGCCTCCCGCTTGGGGCGCCAGCAACGCGGCCAGGTCGGTCCAGTTCGTGGACGAACCGCCGAGCCCGTGGACGTAGACGGCCGTCTCCGGGCCGCCCGGTGTCCGGCGGATGTGCAATTTCACCCCGGCGACACCTATTGTTTCCCCGGGCCAAGGGGGCGGCGCGGGGTCCAGTGACGGCAACGACCTGCGCGAAAGCGGCACGTGGGTCAGCGGCGGACGGCCCCCGGCGGCACGGGAAACTGGAGAAGACACAGCATCAAGGATGCCTGACCCTTGGCGGTCCGGCTGTACCGGCGAGTAATCTCGACCTCACTTCACGCGGTGGTGACCCCGCCCTGTGAAGCGCCGCTCGACTGCGCTGATGAGTTCTCGGCGGTAAGGATTGCCTCGAACAAGGCTGATGCGTTCTCGGCGGAGACGAGTGCCTCGAACTGGAGGAACGATGACAGACATGGCGCGACTGCAGGCCCGAGGTGTCCGCCTGCCCAGAACGGAACGCCGCGCCCAGCTGCTGGCCGCCGCCCAGCGGGTGTTCGCCGCGAACGGATACCACGCCGCCGCGATGGACGAGATCGCCGAAGAGGCCGGAGTCAGCAAGCCGGTCCTCTACCAGCATTTCCCCGGCAAGCTCGACCTCTACATCGCGCTGCTGGAGAGCCACGTCGACGAACTGGTACGGCGGGTCAAGGACGCGCTCGACTCCACGACGGACAACAAGCAGCGCGTGCCGGCGACCGTCGGCGCGTTCTTCGACTTCGTCAACAACGACGCCGGCGCGTTCCGCATGGTCTTCGAGTCCGACCTGCGCGGCGAGCCCGCCGTGCAGGAGGCGGTGGACCGGGCGACGTCGGCCAGCGTCGACGCGATCACCGAGACCATCACCGCCGACGCGGGCCTCGACGAGGACAAGGCCCGGCTGCTCGCTGTCGGCCTCGTGGGCCTCTCGCAGGTCAGCGCGCGGTTCTGGCTGGCGCACCACAAGTCGATGAGCCGCGAAGAGGCCGTCGCCCTCACCGCCAACCTCGCCTGGCGGGGCATCGGCGGTGGCTTCCCGCTGCAGCACTGACCCACGTTTCGTCCTCTGAATGCGGTCCTTGCGCGTGCAACTACCGCATTCAGAGGACGAAATGCGTGAGGTTACTGGGGCAGGAGCTTCTTCAGGCGGTCGGCGGCAAGCTGGGCGTCGGCGACGACCTTCGCGGTGTCGATGCCGACGACGCGTCCTTCGCGCTTGAGGGCGCGACCGTCGACGAACACCCACGAGACGTTCGCGGGCTGGGTGTTGAAGACCAGCTGATTCACCCAGTCCACCTTCGGCGCGAAGTTGACCGTCTGGGCGTCGACCAACTGGAGATCCGCCCGCTTGCCCGGCGTCAGCGACCCGATCTCCTTGTCCATCCCCAGCGCTTCCGCGCCACCGAGGGTCGCCATACGCAGGACGTCCGCCGTGGTCGGGTAGACCGCCGGATCCGTCGTGGTCGCCCGCTGGAGACCGACGGCCGCGCGCATCACGTTGAACATGTCGCTCGTGTCGTTCGTGCCGCCGTCGAGGCCGAGCCCGACCTTCATGTTCCGCTTCTTCATCTCCGGCAGCCGGATCACCCCGGACGCGAGGCGCATGTTCGACAGCGGGTTGTGCGCCACGCTGACGCCGGCGGCCGCGAGCTCGTCGAGGTCTGCGTCGGTGGTCTGGATGACGTGGTTCGCCACCAGCCCGGGGTGCAGCGCGTTCGCCCGCCGGAGCGCGTCCATCTGCCCCGCGGTCAGATCGGCCTTCGATTCGAGCAGGTGCACGTTCAGTGAGACGCCGAGTTCGCGCGCGAGCTTCTCCGACGCCTCGACGCTCGGGAAGTTCCCCGTGGACGGATGAGTGCCGATCTGCAGGCGTGCCAACGGGTTCGGGTCGATGACCTCGCGCTTCACGCGGCGGATCTCGTTCTGCAGCGCGGGATCGGTGGTGCCGTTGTAGGAGTAGAGGAACCGCAGCTTCGACTCGCCGAGCGCGCGGAGACCGCCCTTGGCGAAGTCGGTGTTGAACGCGTGCGACCAGTCGGTGACGGTGGTGATGCCGGTCGAGACGACGTCGGCCGCGGCGAGTTTCGTGCCCGCGTACGCGTCCGCGTCGGTCACGGGCGCGCGGTACAACGGGATGACGCATTTGCCGAGCCAGCCGATGAGTTCCTTGTCGGCCGCGCAGCCGCGGATGAGCGACTGCCACAGGTGGTTGTGCAGGTCGACGAATCCGGGCAGCACGATCTTGCCGCGGCCGTCGACGACCTTCGCGGAGCCCGCGTCGAGGTCCTTGCCGACCTGCTTGATCTTGGTGCCTTCCAGCACGACGTCGGCGTCGGCGAGGGCGCCGAGCGGTCCTTCGCCGAGGCTGGGATCCATGGTGAGCACCATCGAGGCGTCACGGATGACGACACGGCCGGCCCCGGCGAACTCGGCGTCGCTCCCGGCTTCGGTGGTCTCACCGCCGAGGTTCGTGAGCAGGGCCGCGCCGAGGACCACGGCGAGGGTGAGGGTGAAGACGGACAGAATCGATCCACGCTGTTTCATCGTTTCAACTCCCCAGTCGATGAGATCACGTTAGCTCACCTGACGCGGACGCCCCGCAAAACGACCGCGACGGGATGCTCCAGCTGTCCGAGGTCTTCGCGCGGATCCTCCGCGTAGACGACGGCGTCGGCGGGCGCGCCCGGCACCAGCCCGGGCAACCCCAGGTACTCGCGCGCGGCCCACGAGCCCGCGGCGAGGGCGTGGTGCGGTCGCAGCCCCGCTTCCGCCAGCGCGCGGATTTCGTCGCCGACACGACCATGCGGCCGGGAATCCGTACCGGCGAGGATCTTCACGCCTGCCTCGGCCGCCGCCACGACCAGCGCGGGATGCGCCTCCGCCCCGCCGACGAACCAGCGTTTCCGCGGGGTGTCCTCGCGGTCCCGTGCCCTCCCCAGCGCCGCCTGGAACACCGAAAGCGTCGGTGTGAGCGCGGTGCCGCGGGCCGCCATGTCCGGCAGATAGCCGGGATCGAGCCACATTCCGTGTTCGACGGAATCGACTCCGGCGGCCACCGCGGCTTCGCCTCCGGCGGCGTGCTGCGAGTGCACCGCGAGACGCCCGCCCACCGCGTGCACCGCCTCGACGACCGCGGTCAGTACGTCGGACGGCACGGCGTCGTCCCCGGTCTGCCAGTCGGCGATGACCTTGGCCCAGCCGGTACGTTTCGCCTGCTCCGCGGCGAGCGCGGGAAGCTCCGCGTGCGTGGCGCGGCGACCCCAGCCGTCGAAGAACTCGCCGTGCTGGGCGATCCACGGTCCGGCGTGCACCGCGCGGGGCAGCCCGGGTTCGGCACCGAACCACTCGGGCGGCTCACCGGGCAGCCCCGGCGAACGGATCATCGTGACCCCGGCGTCGACGTGCCGGTGCAGGTCGGCACGCAGGATCTCGTCGTCCATCGGATCGCCGGGCTCCTCGGCTCCGGGATGGGTGTGGGCGTCAACGAGCCCCGGCAGGAGCCAGCCCTCGGCCACCAGCTCCGCACCCGGAACCGGATCGGACGTCCAGCGGTCGCCGTCGGCGTACAAATCGACGTACTCGCCATCGGGAAGCGCGCGCCCACGGACTCTGGCGATCACGGTGTCCCCCTCGTGAGTTGGTCGTCCCGACCCAACCACGGACGGCGCCCTCGCGAGAAGAGCAAGGGACCTTTGCTACCGCTTTTGATCCATCCAGCGGCACCGGTCCTGGCCGGATCTCGGCTATGAATCGAGCGATCACGTCACCGATCCGCGAGGAGTCACCCATGCCCCACATCGCGCTCGACGAGAACCTGCCCGGCATCACGGCTCTGTTCGCCTACCGGCCGGAGACGGCCGCGCCGCTCGGGCAACTCGCCGAGGTCCTGCTTCGCGGCCCGAGCAGCCTCAGCGTGGGCGAGCGCGAACTGATCGGCGCGGTCGTCTCGCGCGGCAACGACTGCACGTTCTGCTCACGCAGTCACGCCGCCGTCGCCGCCGAAGCGCTCGAAGGCGGCATGCCGGTCGTCGAAGCGGCTTGGAAGGACGTCGACGGCGCACCTGTGTCGGCGAAGGTGAAGGCGCTTCTGCACGTCGCGCTCGCGGTCCGGGAAAGCGGGAAATCCGTGGGCGAAGATCTGATCGAGCTGGCCCGCGCGGAGGGCGCTACGGACGTCGAAATCCACGACACGGTCCTGATCGCGGCTGCCTTCTGCATGTTCAACCGCTACGTCGACGGGCTGGCCACCCTCGCCGTCGACGACCAGGACGCCTACCGGGAGGCCGGTGTCCGTCTCCTTGAGCACGGCTACACGAACCTCTGAGGGGAGCAAGGGACCTTTGCTCCCACTTGTCTCAATGTCGAGAGAAGCGGTAGCAAAGGTCCCTTGCTCCCCCTTATTTCAGACCCTCGCGGCGCGGCGGACGAGGGCGGCGATGCGGTCCGAAACCTCTTGCGCCCGTTCCTGCGGGAGCATGTGCCCGGCGCCCGGGTAGCGCACGAACTCCGCCTCCGGCAGCTCGTCGGCGATGACCTTGGCGTGCGGCGGCGGGCAGAGCCGGTCCCGCTCCCCCGCGAGCACGACCACCGGTTTACCCTGCAGCGCCGCCAGCGTGACCCGGCAGTCGTGCCGCGAGATCGCGTCCTGGAAACCCGCGACGCTCGCCGGATGCGCGCACAGCAGCTGTTCGGCGACCGAGTCCACGTCGGCCCGAGCGGGTCGCCGCCCGAAGACGAGCAGCCGGGCACCCGGCCGCACCACCGACAGCGGCAGCGGCAAGGCGTCACGGCGGTTCTTCGCGAGCAGCTTCGCGAGCCTCCGTTCGAACCTCGCCGCGCCGCTGCCCGCGATCCCCGGCAAGCCGAGGGTGATCCGGTCCATCTCACCGGACGATGTGGCGACGAACGCGACCCCTGCGACGCGCCGGGCCACGAGATCGGGATGTCTGCGGGAAAGCTCCATGATCGTCATACCGCCCATGGAGTGCCCGGCGAGCACGAGCGGTCCGTTCGGGACACGGTCTTCGATCAGCTCGGCGAGGTCGTCGGCGAGGGTCGCGATCGTGGCCGTCCCCGGTTTCGCCGGCGCGGAACCGCCGTGGCCGCGCAGGTCGTAGCGCAGGGTCCGGACGGAGTCGCCGAGCCGCGACGCCACGCCGTCCCAGGTCCGGTGGTCCTGTGTCCAGCCGTGCACGAGTACCAGCGTGAGTTCGGAGTCGGCGGGCCCGCTCGTCTCGACGTGCAGGGCGGTGCCGTCACCGGTC is a genomic window containing:
- a CDS encoding alpha/beta hydrolase, which gives rise to MKLHIRRTPGGPETAVYVHGLGGSSTNWTDLAALLAPQAGGTSVDLPGFGYSEPPGRFDFSLDSHAEIVASHIESLETGPVHLFGNSMGGAVALLVAARRPELVKTLTLISPAMPDLRPSMKRLSDPRMAFAYLPLIGPRVRRQLAALGPRERAMQVIKLCFADPSRFAESRLDELEEEHSARAAFEWAAPALARSTFGIFRTWSARGPASLWAVAPTVDAPTLVVWGQHDRVISVRRAERTARLLPHARLLVLPRTGHVAQMERPNVVAKAVLGMWESVESGTW
- a CDS encoding amidohydrolase family protein produces the protein MIARVRGRALPDGEYVDLYADGDRWTSDPVPGAELVAEGWLLPGLVDAHTHPGAEEPGDPMDDEILRADLHRHVDAGVTMIRSPGLPGEPPEWFGAEPGLPRAVHAGPWIAQHGEFFDGWGRRATHAELPALAAEQAKRTGWAKVIADWQTGDDAVPSDVLTAVVEAVHAVGGRLAVHSQHAAGGEAAVAAGVDSVEHGMWLDPGYLPDMAARGTALTPTLSVFQAALGRARDREDTPRKRWFVGGAEAHPALVVAAAEAGVKILAGTDSRPHGRVGDEIRALAEAGLRPHHALAAGSWAAREYLGLPGLVPGAPADAVVYAEDPREDLGQLEHPVAVVLRGVRVR
- a CDS encoding alpha/beta hydrolase produces the protein MRSVKQRDAVSWDPSREHRFVTGDGTALHVETSGPADSELTLVLVHGWTQDHRTWDGVASRLGDSVRTLRYDLRGHGGSAPAKPGTATIATLADDLAELIEDRVPNGPLVLAGHSMGGMTIMELSRRHPDLVARRVAGVAFVATSSGEMDRITLGLPGIAGSGAARFERRLAKLLAKNRRDALPLPLSVVRPGARLLVFGRRPARADVDSVAEQLLCAHPASVAGFQDAISRHDCRVTLAALQGKPVVVLAGERDRLCPPPHAKVIADELPEAEFVRYPGAGHMLPQERAQEVSDRIAALVRRAARV
- a CDS encoding TetR/AcrR family transcriptional regulator → MTDMARLQARGVRLPRTERRAQLLAAAQRVFAANGYHAAAMDEIAEEAGVSKPVLYQHFPGKLDLYIALLESHVDELVRRVKDALDSTTDNKQRVPATVGAFFDFVNNDAGAFRMVFESDLRGEPAVQEAVDRATSASVDAITETITADAGLDEDKARLLAVGLVGLSQVSARFWLAHHKSMSREEAVALTANLAWRGIGGGFPLQH
- a CDS encoding carboxymuconolactone decarboxylase family protein, whose product is MPHIALDENLPGITALFAYRPETAAPLGQLAEVLLRGPSSLSVGERELIGAVVSRGNDCTFCSRSHAAVAAEALEGGMPVVEAAWKDVDGAPVSAKVKALLHVALAVRESGKSVGEDLIELARAEGATDVEIHDTVLIAAAFCMFNRYVDGLATLAVDDQDAYREAGVRLLEHGYTNL
- a CDS encoding amidohydrolase family protein; amino-acid sequence: MKQRGSILSVFTLTLAVVLGAALLTNLGGETTEAGSDAEFAGAGRVVIRDASMVLTMDPSLGEGPLGALADADVVLEGTKIKQVGKDLDAGSAKVVDGRGKIVLPGFVDLHNHLWQSLIRGCAADKELIGWLGKCVIPLYRAPVTDADAYAGTKLAAADVVSTGITTVTDWSHAFNTDFAKGGLRALGESKLRFLYSYNGTTDPALQNEIRRVKREVIDPNPLARLQIGTHPSTGNFPSVEASEKLARELGVSLNVHLLESKADLTAGQMDALRRANALHPGLVANHVIQTTDADLDELAAAGVSVAHNPLSNMRLASGVIRLPEMKKRNMKVGLGLDGGTNDTSDMFNVMRAAVGLQRATTTDPAVYPTTADVLRMATLGGAEALGMDKEIGSLTPGKRADLQLVDAQTVNFAPKVDWVNQLVFNTQPANVSWVFVDGRALKREGRVVGIDTAKVVADAQLAADRLKKLLPQ